TAAACAGCTTATGCCACACTGCTGTATTGGCGTAGATGTAATTGTAGGCTTTCCTGGCGAAACCGATGAGGCATTTTTAGAAACCTATAACTTTTTAAATGCTTTAGATGTAAGCTATTTTCACGTATTTACCTATTCTGAAAGAACCAATACCAAGGCTGCTAACATGGAAGAAACTGTGCCGTTGGCAGTTCGCAAAGAGCGCAATAAAAGATTGCGTATTTTAAGCGAGAAAAAGCGATATGCATTTTACAGTGCTTTTCATAACACTGTGCGTGCGGTACTTTGGGAAGCAGAAAACCACGATGGCAGAATGAACGGCTTTACCGACAATTACATTAAAGTGGAAACCAATTTTGAAGCCAATCTTTCTAACACTATTACGCCCTTTAAGCTGCAAACCATGGAGACTAAGAGCGAGGTAGAAGCTCTGTAAGCACTTTTGCGTAGCTTATTTTAACTAAAAAGTACATCTTTTTTGGGGAGCAAGGCACTATGTTTTGTACAGAAAAATTTATGTACGTTTGTATTCAACCTGATACGCAAAAAACATTTTGTTCACGAAACAAACTATATGAAACTTCTGCAAGTTGAAAGAGTTAGCAACATTACTCCGGAAGAGTTTAAAGAAGAATTTCAAAAGAAAAATAAGCCTTGTGTTTTTACCGATTTTACCAAAGATTGGAAAGCCTTAGAAAAGTGGAATTACAACCTTTTTCACGATAAATACGGGCACTTGGAAGTGCCGGTTTTCTCCAGTAATTATTCCAAGCCGGGCAAAGGCTACATGACCAACGACAGTACCATGCGCTTTGCCGAATTTTTGGAAAATATTAAATCAGGTCCTACCGATTACAGGCTGTTTCTTTTCGATATTTTTGAACACGCTCCGGAGCTTAAAAACGATTTCTTTTTTCCTAAGTATCAAAACTTTTGGATAAAAGTGCCATTCATGTTTTTTGGTGGCGAGAGTGCCGAAGTAACTATGCACTACGATATAGATTGTGCCAATGTATTTCTTACACAGTTCATAGGCAGCAAGCGTATTATTCTTTTTCCTCCGGAGGAGTCGGAAAAAATTTACCACCATCCGTTTACAGTAAAGAGTTTAATAGACCCCAAAAATCCTGACTACGATAAGTTTCCGGCATTGAAAAATGTAACCGGTTACGAAACCGTGCTGCAACATGGCGAAACCATATTTATGCCTTCGTGTTATTGGCATTATATGTACTACATGGATTTTAGTTTCGGTATGGCGCTGCGTTCTCAAAATTCACCGCTTACAGCTGCCAAAGGCAGTTTTAACCTTGCCACGCATTTTGTGGTAGATAAGGGTTTAAACCGCTTAATGGGGCAAACATGGCATGCGTGGAAAGAGCGCAAAGCTTACGAAAATGCCAAGCCTTTTGAGGTGTAAAATCAATGAACACCTTTAATACCAAAAGCATTTTTACTGTTGCAGAAAACACCTTTGAGCAAACTGCTTTAGATGTTTTTAGATTTCAATTTGAACACCAAAGCATTTACAGAACATTTTGTGAAGGGCTGAAACGCCATCCCAATAATGTTTCTACGCTTGCCGATATTCCTTTTCTGCCTATCAGTTTTTTTAAAACGCACGAAATAATTACCAATGGCGCAAGTGCCGAAGTAGTGTTTGAGAGCAGCGGCACCACAGGCGCTGCTATATCTAAACATTTAGTTGCCGATTCAACGGTGTATGAAGAAAGTTTTATGCGCACCTTTCGTAGGTTTTATGGCGCACCCGAAAACTATTGCATATTGGCATTGCTACCCTCGTATTTGGAGCGCCAAAATTCATCGTTGGTATTTATGGCAGAGCGTTTAATGCGCGCCAGCAACCATCCCGAAAATGGTTTCTTTATGAGTGATTTTGAAAATTTGGCAGCGCGCTTGGCAGCGTTGGAATTTAAGCAGCAAAAAGTGCTGTTGCTGGGCGTAACGTATGCATTGCTTGATTTTGCAGCCTTGTATCCCATGCAGCTCAACCATACCATTGTGATGGAAACCGGAGGTATGAAAGGAAGAAAAAGCGAAATGCTGCGTACCGAAGTGCATGAAGTATTGAAGCAAGCATTTGCCTTGCAAAGCATTCATTCGGAATATGGAATGACGGAATTGCTCTCGCAGGCATATTCTTATGGCAATGGTATTTTTGAATGTACTCCGTGGATGAAAGTGTTGGTGCGCGATGTGTATAATCCATTGAGTGTAACAGCCTTGCCCCGCACCGGAGCTTTAAATGTGATAGATTTGGCGAATGTTTACGCCTGCTCGTTTATTGCCACCGAAGATTTGGGAACTATTTTGCCCAACAATTGTTTTGAAGTAGCAGGAAGAATAGATAATAGCGATATACGCGGTTGCAGTTTAATGTATGCAAACTAATATGCTGAAACACACTTACCTTGTTGAACTATTCAGGAGCGATAAACTGTTGTTTGTATTGGTGATATTGTTTATTGCCGGGCAAGTTTTCTTTACATGGAAAGGTGTAGAAACATTTCCGTTTTTAAATTATGGTATGTATTCCGGCAAGGCTGGCAATGCCGATACAGTTGAGGTAATAGCGCTTAGAATAGATAATAAACCAGCTTGTATTACCTGCCTTTCGGATGTACAGGGGGCAATGGTGCAGGGTTCGTTTACTTGGTATAATGCAATGGTGCAACACGGTTATTCGGATTCTACACAGAAGGTATTCGATAAGCGTTTTGCCCAACGCTTATCGCCAGAAAACTATCGCTTATTGGCATCGCGAATTTTAAATGATTCAACCCAAATTAAGCGTTTTCCGGCATGGTTGTTTCAATACATAGCCGATATGCGGTTAATTGAAAATCCTGTAATGGAGGCGCATATTGTTACTGCAAAGTATAATCCCAATTTTTTATTGGATACCGTTCAAAGTAAAGTGGTAATAGATGGAGCAGCAGGATTCTAATACGGTTTTCGAGAAAAAGAAGAGCTACTTTTTTACGGGAGTACTTTTGGTTATTTGCTACTTCTTTTACAACAATGTATTGCTGTCGCAATTAAGCCGCCCGTTGGCACCACCGCTGGTTTTTCCATCTATAGACAATGCGTATTGGGCGCTGCTGGGCAGTGGTGTTTACAAGTTTGTAGTAGAGCATGGATTGCTTACGGTGTTGTTTGATATTGCACTGTTGGCAATGCCGCTGCTTATTGTTTTTTTACCTACGAGGCAGTGGTTGTTTATACTTTTTTTGCTGTTGGCAGTGTTCTACTTTTTGGCACAGAATATTATTGCGGGTCATCATTTTCACAGCTTTGTGGGTGTGGTTTTTTTATCGCTGCCTTTTTGTTTTGGTGCTAAGCGATTTGAGCATTTGTGGCGTGCCATGCGCTATTATACTTTGTTTGTTTTTGTTTCGGCAGCCTTATGGAAAATTGCACGCGGCAATATTTTTGAAACATACCAAATGGTGTATATCCTAAAAGCTCAACACGCACAGTTTTTATACGAGCAGCCAACATCTATTCATGCCATGCTGCTCCGTTGGTTGATGGCGCACAGTGGCTTTTGCACGGTGCTGCTTTTTAGTGCAGTGGCAATACAACTGTTTTTTTTAGTTGGCTTTTTTACACGTAAAGCCGATCTGGTTTTATTGGGTTTAATGGTGTTGTTTGTAATAGTGAATTATGCGGTAATGCGCATAGTGTCGTTTGAGTTGCTGGTGTTGGGTTTAACCTTATTGCCCAGTGAGTTTTGGGAGGCAAATCTCAATACTGCAACACCGTATGAGTAAGTTGCTATGCCATTAAATCGTGTAAGGTGGTATCTTTTTCAAACACAGCTTTAGCATACGTGCATATAGGCACCACTTTTATGTTGTTTGCTCTGGCATAAGCAGCTATTTCGAGTACCAGTACTTTCCCGAATCCTTTTCCACCAAAGGCTTTTTCTACAATGGTGTGGTCTATGGATATTTTGTTTTCGCCTAATTTGGTATAGGTTATTTCTCCGGCAAATTGCTCGTTTTCATACAATGCAAAGCGCCCTTGCGCTTCTTGTTGTTCGTGTACTATTTTCATGTGTAGTTGTTTACTTTTTTAAAACTTAAATGCTTTGAATCCCAAAGCTAATCTGTGCAGATTTTTTTGCTCCAAGAAGTGGTGTTACTCTTCTAAGTAACCGAATTTACCTGTGTTGAAATCGTTGAATGCCTGCATTAGCTCTTGGCGCGTATTCATTACAAATGGGCCGTGGGCTGCAATTGGTTCGTTGATTGGTTCGCCACTTAGCACTAATACTATAGAATCGGTTTCTGCCTGAATGGTAAATACTTCGCCATCGTTTGCCATGAGCACAAAATTATCTGTAGGTGCTTTTTCGGTATTGTTTACTGTAATGCTTCCTTCAATTACGAGTAAAGCGGTGTTGTAATTTTGGGGAAAACTGAAATCGGCTATTGCTCCACTTTGCAGTTTGGCGTTCAACATGTGGAGTGGAGTAAAGGTAGAGGCACTGCCATTTACACCTTTGTATGCGCCTGCAATTACCTCAATTTCGCCTTTGCCATTTTCGAGTTGAAAACGGTTTATAGTGGCATTTTCGATGGCTTGGTATTTAGGCGCACTCATTTTGTATTTGGCCGGCAGGTTTACCCAAAGTTGCACCATTTGAAATTCGCCTCCTTGTTTGCTCCATTCTTTTTCGTGAAACTCTTTGTGCAGCACTCCACTTGCTGCTGTCATCCATTGCACATCGCCTTCGCCAATAATTCCTCCGCCACCGCTGCTATCGTGATGCTCTACTTTACCTTTGTAGGCAATGGTAACGGTTTCGAACCCGCGATGTGGATGCACACCTACGCCTCTTGGTGTTTGGCTTGGTTCAAAATAATATTTGGAGTTGTAATCCATTAAGATAATAGGATCCATACGCTGCATATCTAAGCGGTAAGCGCTTGGTATAAAATTGTGAACCCTAAACCCATCTCCAACAAAATGAGGCTCTTTGGGACTCATTACTAGTTCAACATGTTTTGTTTCCATATTTTTTAGTTTATGGTGCAAAGTTGAAGGTAAAAACTGAGCAAAACCTTAACCTATGGTAAGAAAACTATTGTTTGTTTTTTGCAGATAATTCGCGCCTTACCCTACTTAAACTTTCGGGTGTAATGCCTAGGTAGGAGGCTATAAAAATTTGTGGCACACGAAGCACCAAATCGGGATAAACAGTAATGAAATCGAGGTAGCGCTCTTGGGCAGAAGCGCTTTGTAATTGTGTAATTCTTTTTTGTAAACTCCTGATATGGTTGTGTAACAACTTGTGGTTAAACTCCAAAAATGAAGGATTGGATTTAGCAAGCTGAAGGATAACGGTTTCTTCTAGCAGAAACACTTTGGTGTTTTCCAATGCCTGAATAAAATATACGGAAGGTTGATTGAAAAATACGCTTCCGCGGTCGCTCATCCACCAGTTTTCGGGGGCAAATTGAATGATGTGTTCTTTTCCTTTTTCATCAGTAAAAAATTGGCGTAGCAATCCACTTTCAACAAAAAATGTATGGTGGCATTTTTCTCCTTGTCTTAATAAGAATTCGCCTTTGTAAACTTGCTTAATGCGGCAGTGTAATAGTAGTTGATTGGTTACCTCTTTATCGGCATCGGTATTAGATGTTAAGTAAGTTGTAAGCCGAAAATGGTTCATGGTTTGGTGTGTAAAAGTTAGGCTGCCATAAAACAGTTTCCAATATACTTAGTTATCTGTTTTGTAATGTAATTTCGCGTATTCTTCTACCATTTATCATTGCTACAATAAAGCTCTGTTTATAGCGAGGTTTAAATACGCGTAGCCAGAGCTGCATTACTTCATCGAGATTGAAAGAGCCTTTAGAGTAGTATCTGAAAATGCCATCTTCTTCTGCAATTGAAAAGCCCTTAAGGTGGTCGTAATAATTAGTGTCTAACGGAATTAGTTTCTTCATGGCATAAAACTGTATGCAGTAGAAAGTGTCAATTTCTTCTTTGTTTAAAGGGCGTTTGGCAAGTACCGGAGCTTCGGTTTTTTGCATAAACTCAGGTTTGAAAATGCTGAGTTTATTATTGAGCGAAGCATTGATGAGGCGCACGGTTTCATCTACATTGTTTACTACATGGTCAGAAACATTGTATTGAATTTCATCGCTGTGTGTACCTAATGCTTTGCGTATTTCGAAGGCGCTGTTGGCAGCTCTGCGTTGCTCTATGTAAGGAATGTTTTTAAATACATCGCCATTTTGCACCGCAGCAGATGGCAATGCAAACAAATTAGATTTTCCTTTTACAGAAGTAGTGTCGTAGTAATTCCAAATGGGAATAAAGCCATAATCTCCTAAAGAAACTTTGCCTGTAAAATTGTTTTTCTTTAGTTCCATATCTAAAATAATACCATTGCAATTGCGCAGGTCGTTGCTACCCGATATTAAATTGCCCAGTGAGTAAACTGCTAAGCCTGTTTGCGGTTGAGCGTGGTAATAGTATTCTATAAATTCCATTGGTTGCACGGTGTTGGGATGTGTGCCTACCACCAGGCCAACACCTTGTTCGAAGCACCAGCGAGCTAAATTTTGTTGGGAGTACGAAGGAATATCTTGCATGTTGCTACCCCAATCGAAGTATGTAATAATAAAATCGGCATTCTGCATTCTGGCAGCGCGAATGTCGCGTTCAATGTTGTTTTTGTCGGCAGTGTTAATTACAATATCGTTTGAAACGGCAGAGCGGTTGGCTAAGATAGCGTAGTTTAATATGGCAATCCTAAAACCTTTTCTATATACAATGAGCGGGCAGTTGCCGTTGCGTTGTACATTTCCCGTGAATGCTCCGGTAGAAACAATGTCCATAGAGCCTAAAATTTGCTGTGTGCGTTGCAGCATACTTTTATCTATGTTGGCAGCATTGGAATTGGCGTACACTAAGGTATTGATGCCGCTATATTTTAATGCTAGTGCTAGCTCATCGGGCGAAGAATAGGGCGAAGCCACATCTCCGGCAAATGATGTTTTTAGATTGGCAATGGTAATATCGCCTAAGTTTAAAATGGGTTGAACAAAGCGCAGTTCATTGGTGAACTCGTATTGGCGCTCGGTATGATTATAGTTGTTTTTAATCTGCTGCTCGCTTTGGTAAATATTGCCTGCAAGCATTAAATGTAGCGTTCTAAAAGAATCTAATTGCTCAAATTCTGCGGCTTCATCGCGCTCAATAAGGCGCGGTACTATCTTTTGTGCGTTTGAGAAAAATGCAGAAAACAATAAGGTAAAAAAAACAAAGTGTCTTACAGTAATAACCAATTTCATGAATGAGTAAACAATTAAACGGAGGTAAGAATACTCAAAAGTAAGGAAGGTATGTGTATTTATATACTTGGCTGGTAGATTACTGTATTACAATTCGCTTTACAATTCGTTGTTTTTCTACTTCAATAAATAAAAAATACGGGCCGGAAGGCAGATTGATTTCAATAGCGTTTTTAAATCCCGATAGTTGTTTTTTTACAAGGGAGTTGCCCATGATGTTTAGCAATTCTGCAGTGTATTCTTTTTCGCAGTTGGTTTCTATAAGTAAGGGTGTGCCTTTGTGTAGCAATGTTGGAAATGTGGTGAACGAAATAATTTCTCCGCTGCTGTTTTGGATAGAAGTAAAAGAGGTGTCGCCATATAGCCGCAATGCTCTTTTAAAGCAAGGTATTATGCTGTCTTTATCTATGCTTCCCGATTGGAACATAGAGAAATCAATAGCCCAATCCCAATAGAACCAAGAGATATTATGCTGTAAAATCTTGGTTCCCACATATTCTATCCAATTACATTTACTCTGTGCATCGGAAAAGTGGCTTACTCCAAATTCGCCTAAAAAAATAGGTTTGTTGTAAGTGTTTTTCCATTGCACTATATGTTGCCAACTAAGTGCCAATGCGGGTTCGTACACATTTCCGGTACTTGGATAAGTAAGCCCTGCGGGGTAAAAGGGCGTGTTCCACGAAAATCCTTGATGCGTAAAGTTGATGGGGTCGTATAGATGCCATGTGTAAATTAAGTTGCTATCGGCAAGTGGAGCGT
This genomic stretch from Chitinophagales bacterium harbors:
- a CDS encoding N-acetyltransferase, whose translation is MKIVHEQQEAQGRFALYENEQFAGEITYTKLGENKISIDHTIVEKAFGGKGFGKVLVLEIAAYARANNIKVVPICTYAKAVFEKDTTLHDLMA
- a CDS encoding CapA family protein produces the protein MKLVITVRHFVFFTLLFSAFFSNAQKIVPRLIERDEAAEFEQLDSFRTLHLMLAGNIYQSEQQIKNNYNHTERQYEFTNELRFVQPILNLGDITIANLKTSFAGDVASPYSSPDELALALKYSGINTLVYANSNAANIDKSMLQRTQQILGSMDIVSTGAFTGNVQRNGNCPLIVYRKGFRIAILNYAILANRSAVSNDIVINTADKNNIERDIRAARMQNADFIITYFDWGSNMQDIPSYSQQNLARWCFEQGVGLVVGTHPNTVQPMEFIEYYYHAQPQTGLAVYSLGNLISGSNDLRNCNGIILDMELKKNNFTGKVSLGDYGFIPIWNYYDTTSVKGKSNLFALPSAAVQNGDVFKNIPYIEQRRAANSAFEIRKALGTHSDEIQYNVSDHVVNNVDETVRLINASLNNKLSIFKPEFMQKTEAPVLAKRPLNKEEIDTFYCIQFYAMKKLIPLDTNYYDHLKGFSIAEEDGIFRYYSKGSFNLDEVMQLWLRVFKPRYKQSFIVAMINGRRIREITLQNR
- a CDS encoding Crp/Fnr family transcriptional regulator, producing the protein MNHFRLTTYLTSNTDADKEVTNQLLLHCRIKQVYKGEFLLRQGEKCHHTFFVESGLLRQFFTDEKGKEHIIQFAPENWWMSDRGSVFFNQPSVYFIQALENTKVFLLEETVILQLAKSNPSFLEFNHKLLHNHIRSLQKRITQLQSASAQERYLDFITVYPDLVLRVPQIFIASYLGITPESLSRVRRELSAKNKQ
- a CDS encoding cupin-like domain-containing protein, with product MKLLQVERVSNITPEEFKEEFQKKNKPCVFTDFTKDWKALEKWNYNLFHDKYGHLEVPVFSSNYSKPGKGYMTNDSTMRFAEFLENIKSGPTDYRLFLFDIFEHAPELKNDFFFPKYQNFWIKVPFMFFGGESAEVTMHYDIDCANVFLTQFIGSKRIILFPPEESEKIYHHPFTVKSLIDPKNPDYDKFPALKNVTGYETVLQHGETIFMPSCYWHYMYYMDFSFGMALRSQNSPLTAAKGSFNLATHFVVDKGLNRLMGQTWHAWKERKAYENAKPFEV
- a CDS encoding acyl transferase → MNTFNTKSIFTVAENTFEQTALDVFRFQFEHQSIYRTFCEGLKRHPNNVSTLADIPFLPISFFKTHEIITNGASAEVVFESSGTTGAAISKHLVADSTVYEESFMRTFRRFYGAPENYCILALLPSYLERQNSSLVFMAERLMRASNHPENGFFMSDFENLAARLAALEFKQQKVLLLGVTYALLDFAALYPMQLNHTIVMETGGMKGRKSEMLRTEVHEVLKQAFALQSIHSEYGMTELLSQAYSYGNGIFECTPWMKVLVRDVYNPLSVTALPRTGALNVIDLANVYACSFIATEDLGTILPNNCFEVAGRIDNSDIRGCSLMYAN
- a CDS encoding cellulase family glycosylhydrolase, producing the protein MQYTIKSCYSLFFLLVLLLAHTYTHAQSNAQNRCNAFGKGQNLSNWLEATWDNTWPSTTRYTKWHLQKMKEAGIQSLRLPIQFAKITDTIAPYNVDQNHALFSRIDTLIAWCNELDMMLIIDNHHGWQITNNNWRTQQQRFAHLWSVVAKRYQYLDPNRFTFELLNEPGIPSNGALDNDSLSLLLTVAIDSIRQHTTAHSIIVSPSFGSWGLAYESYAPLADSNLIYTWHLYDPINFTHQGFSWNTPFYPAGLTYPSTGNVYEPALALSWQHIVQWKNTYNKPIFLGEFGVSHFSDAQSKCNWIEYVGTKILQHNISWFYWDWAIDFSMFQSGSIDKDSIIPCFKRALRLYGDTSFTSIQNSSGEIISFTTFPTLLHKGTPLLIETNCEKEYTAELLNIMGNSLVKKQLSGFKNAIEINLPSGPYFLFIEVEKQRIVKRIVIQ
- a CDS encoding pirin family protein — protein: METKHVELVMSPKEPHFVGDGFRVHNFIPSAYRLDMQRMDPIILMDYNSKYYFEPSQTPRGVGVHPHRGFETVTIAYKGKVEHHDSSGGGGIIGEGDVQWMTAASGVLHKEFHEKEWSKQGGEFQMVQLWVNLPAKYKMSAPKYQAIENATINRFQLENGKGEIEVIAGAYKGVNGSASTFTPLHMLNAKLQSGAIADFSFPQNYNTALLVIEGSITVNNTEKAPTDNFVLMANDGEVFTIQAETDSIVLVLSGEPINEPIAAHGPFVMNTRQELMQAFNDFNTGKFGYLEE